In Alteromonas sp. V450, the following proteins share a genomic window:
- a CDS encoding phytase: MTHQRHTKVVFKTKATAAALSSVLLSLFSCAASTTSNNSADTTFAHSESQPQEAEIQNSALPLTKLTDGLSLTLHYQNYANHLNNPKKDTNKDTHASNTSIDNQHDAYVDTHVNNAYADTHAININNSEHKGISLSNSEGKKHFIAGHYTLARAEVVESNSKQWVSLVVFNNNTQHIEVYRINAASLEFAQPQTKITKGSEAICASTSSAGELQIINIDATGTLNQYEIHSGRFLSLRDFAIGPGIKSCAINANTDTLYLADEFAGVWQLDTNIESELAKNLIFHGKDVAVEGVATLPSTTIDGLDIAAWVSPDASGVWLKAPCLTQFVSLMNTANESNSDDRQLKANNKSTSIQPEFVHLSLGEDGQNVSLVVDDDESGDVFSAELPSKLSEALLNRQCGTNLKATSRNENYLEKTHIQSITSQHADLSVKVKPDVETDPVENHGDAADDPAIWVNSSVPSQSRVIGTDKKGALNSYDLAGKLVQSLPVGRVNNVDVGYKVSVAEAKAQQSDAPFIDIAVASNRTNNSLSVFEIDELGTMTHLGHISTTLYDIYGMCLFVSDGVAHVFANDTSGRFERYRVSIASNKAIDGHLTQSFSLPSQPEGCVVDTKTRTAYLGEEGAGIWALDITKSSNQPHIIAEIEAPVQADIEGLALFDVDSQTYLIVSSQGNNSYAIYHIHNENPEELKLMGLVQIAADKDKQIDGVSETDGLEVTNANLEGRFTEGLWVVQDGRNVMPSETQNFKLISGTSLKDAITKLANAKP, translated from the coding sequence ATGACCCATCAGCGTCACACCAAGGTAGTTTTTAAAACCAAAGCTACCGCAGCGGCACTTTCAAGCGTACTTCTCTCGTTATTTAGCTGCGCTGCCTCAACTACTTCAAATAACAGTGCAGATACCACTTTTGCGCACAGTGAAAGCCAGCCACAAGAAGCAGAAATTCAAAACAGCGCCTTACCGCTAACAAAGCTAACGGACGGCCTAAGCCTAACGCTGCACTATCAAAACTACGCCAACCATCTCAATAACCCCAAAAAAGACACTAACAAAGACACCCATGCCAGCAACACTAGCATAGACAATCAACATGATGCTTACGTAGACACCCATGTTAATAACGCTTACGCAGACACCCACGCTATCAACATAAATAATAGCGAACACAAGGGAATTTCACTGAGCAACTCTGAAGGGAAAAAACACTTCATTGCGGGACATTACACCTTAGCACGTGCCGAAGTTGTGGAATCTAATTCAAAACAATGGGTGTCTTTAGTAGTGTTCAATAACAACACCCAGCACATAGAGGTGTATCGCATTAACGCCGCATCTCTTGAATTTGCTCAACCGCAAACCAAGATAACTAAAGGCTCTGAAGCCATTTGTGCTTCAACGTCAAGCGCTGGCGAACTGCAAATTATTAATATCGATGCTACAGGCACGCTGAATCAGTATGAAATTCATAGCGGACGCTTTTTATCGCTGAGAGATTTTGCGATAGGCCCAGGCATTAAAAGTTGCGCCATAAATGCCAACACCGACACGCTATACCTTGCTGACGAATTTGCCGGTGTGTGGCAATTAGATACCAATATTGAAAGTGAGCTAGCAAAAAACCTCATTTTTCATGGAAAAGATGTTGCTGTTGAAGGTGTAGCCACCCTACCTTCAACTACGATAGATGGCTTGGATATCGCTGCCTGGGTAAGCCCGGATGCCAGCGGAGTATGGCTTAAAGCGCCATGTCTTACACAATTTGTCTCGCTAATGAATACGGCCAACGAAAGTAACTCAGACGATCGCCAATTAAAAGCAAACAACAAGTCTACTTCTATTCAGCCTGAGTTCGTTCACCTGTCTTTAGGCGAAGATGGCCAAAATGTTTCTCTTGTTGTTGACGATGATGAATCAGGCGACGTGTTTTCTGCCGAACTTCCCTCAAAACTAAGCGAAGCTTTACTTAATCGACAATGCGGCACCAATCTCAAAGCCACCTCGCGAAACGAAAATTACCTAGAGAAAACGCATATACAAAGCATAACATCGCAACATGCAGACCTTTCCGTGAAGGTTAAGCCCGATGTTGAAACTGACCCAGTGGAAAATCATGGTGACGCCGCTGACGACCCTGCCATTTGGGTAAACTCAAGCGTCCCTTCACAAAGTCGCGTAATCGGCACCGACAAAAAAGGCGCATTGAATAGCTATGACTTAGCCGGCAAGCTAGTGCAAAGCCTTCCTGTTGGCAGAGTGAATAATGTTGATGTGGGATACAAGGTATCTGTGGCAGAAGCTAAAGCACAACAAAGCGATGCGCCATTCATTGATATTGCAGTAGCATCAAACCGAACAAACAATAGCTTGTCTGTATTTGAAATAGATGAGCTTGGTACTATGACCCACCTTGGGCACATAAGCACCACACTCTATGATATTTACGGCATGTGTTTGTTTGTGTCAGATGGAGTAGCACATGTATTTGCTAACGACACCAGTGGCCGCTTCGAACGCTATCGCGTGTCTATTGCCTCCAACAAAGCGATTGATGGGCACTTAACCCAATCCTTTTCACTGCCCTCACAGCCAGAAGGATGTGTTGTGGATACTAAAACAAGAACTGCCTACTTAGGTGAGGAAGGTGCTGGGATTTGGGCCCTAGATATAACTAAAAGCAGCAACCAGCCTCATATCATCGCTGAGATAGAAGCGCCGGTACAAGCTGATATAGAAGGGCTGGCTTTGTTTGACGTAGATTCGCAAACTTACTTAATCGTATCTAGTCAGGGTAATAACAGCTATGCTATCTATCACATACATAATGAAAACCCTGAAGAATTGAAACTGATGGGGCTTGTTCAAATTGCAGCAGACAAAGATAAACAAATTGATGGGGTTTCAGAAACAGATGGACTGGAAGTCACCAACGCAAACTTGGAAGGAAGGTTCACTGAAGGGCTTTGGGTAGTGCAAGACGGTAGAAACGTCATGCCAAGCGAAACCCAAAACTTCAAGCTAATTTCTGGTACGTCACTTAAAGATGCGATCACAAAATTAGCGAACGCCAAGCCATAA
- the sbcB gene encoding exodeoxyribonuclease I → MHSPTFLWYDFETFGTSPQKDLPCQFAAVRTDLELNIIGKPINIMSAIANDYLPHPEACLVTGITPQQTIRDGSNEADFAARIFEEMSVPNTCSVGFNSIRFDDEVSRYLFYRNFYDPYAREWRNGNSRWDLIDLARACYALRPDGINWPRREDGAPSFKLEALAAANNIGHDNAHDALSDVYATIALAKLIKDKQPRLFEYAFSLRNKHTVMQQIDISKPSVLLHISSKLAAANGCCTWVMPIAKHPTNSNAYIAVDLSHDVEALLSDPPELIKQALYAPSDTYEKPEERPGLKLIHVNRSPFITTAKAMTEDNAKRLNLNRDKCLDNYRKLAQMPDLANKLVKVYEQEQYDAELDIDYALYSGGFLNDEDKRWCERVISSSPENLVTLANETQHSRLKRQLFRYRARNFPNTLTADEMVQWQHHRQARLTDPAFNGSITIESYLIRLEQLAHEHADNPEKQAILRALYQYAENL, encoded by the coding sequence ATGCATTCACCTACATTTCTTTGGTACGACTTCGAAACATTTGGCACAAGTCCCCAAAAAGACCTTCCTTGTCAATTTGCCGCTGTTAGAACAGATTTAGAACTTAATATCATCGGTAAGCCCATTAATATAATGAGTGCTATCGCCAACGATTACTTGCCTCATCCCGAAGCATGCTTAGTAACAGGTATAACGCCACAACAAACCATTCGCGATGGCTCAAATGAAGCAGATTTTGCGGCACGTATATTCGAGGAAATGTCAGTACCTAACACATGCAGCGTGGGATTTAACAGTATCCGCTTTGATGACGAAGTATCGCGCTACCTGTTCTACCGCAATTTTTACGACCCATATGCACGTGAATGGCGTAACGGAAATAGTCGCTGGGACCTTATTGACTTAGCCAGAGCGTGCTATGCACTCAGGCCTGATGGAATTAATTGGCCGCGTAGAGAAGATGGGGCACCAAGCTTTAAACTCGAAGCGTTAGCCGCGGCAAACAATATAGGTCATGACAATGCGCACGATGCGCTAAGTGATGTGTACGCCACTATTGCACTGGCGAAATTAATAAAAGATAAACAACCAAGATTGTTCGAATATGCTTTTTCTCTGCGCAACAAACACACCGTCATGCAGCAAATTGACATCAGCAAACCGTCAGTGCTGCTGCATATCTCTTCAAAACTTGCTGCTGCCAATGGGTGTTGCACTTGGGTAATGCCCATTGCTAAACACCCAACCAATAGCAATGCATATATTGCTGTTGATTTGTCTCACGACGTGGAAGCCTTACTCAGCGACCCTCCAGAGTTAATCAAACAAGCACTTTATGCACCCTCTGATACCTATGAGAAACCTGAAGAGCGCCCAGGCCTAAAACTTATTCATGTAAACCGTTCTCCCTTTATCACCACCGCAAAAGCAATGACAGAAGATAATGCGAAACGCTTAAATCTTAATCGTGATAAATGTCTTGATAACTACAGGAAACTGGCACAAATGCCAGATTTAGCGAATAAGCTAGTAAAAGTGTACGAGCAAGAACAGTATGACGCTGAGCTTGATATCGATTACGCACTCTACAGCGGCGGTTTCCTGAATGACGAAGACAAGCGATGGTGCGAACGCGTAATCTCTTCTTCGCCGGAGAATCTAGTCACATTAGCAAACGAAACACAGCATTCAAGGCTGAAACGTCAGCTATTTAGATACCGCGCGCGAAACTTTCCCAATACGCTAACAGCAGATGAAATGGTGCAGTGGCAGCATCACCGTCAAGCTCGCTTGACTGATCCAGCGTTTAACGGTTCGATAACCATAGAAAGCTACTTGATTAGGCTCGAGCAACTCGCACACGAACACGCAGATAACCCAGAAAAACAAGCAATCTTACGAGCACTTTATCAATATGCCGAAAACCTTTGA
- the kynU gene encoding kynureninase — MMNKVFSAEQLDSKDPIRHKRELFSLPENTVYLDGNSLGPLPKAAELRAREVVNEQWGRDLITSWNKHEWISLPSKVGDQIGALVGAKSGQVICCDSISVNLFKVLSAALKMQPHRKVIATTKDNFPTDLYMVQGLIELLGDDYRLEYIDEHNIEASLNDEIAVLMLTQVNFRSGNKINMKDVTALAHKHGILTLWDLAHSAGAFPVELDDAHVDFAVGCTYKYLNGGPGSPAFIYVAERHQQRYKQPLAGWMGHAAPFAFEPDYQPAQSIKQNLSGTPGVIGMSILSAALEAFDDVSLKALDEKSKKLQTFFICEAKRAGVWDAFDFASPVIDNRGSQIALKHKDAYAICQAWIAQGVIADFRAPDILRIGFAPLYLRFVDIEYAVAQLSLIIEERQYEDPAFKQKHHVT, encoded by the coding sequence ATGATGAATAAGGTTTTTTCTGCAGAGCAGTTAGATAGTAAAGATCCAATCCGTCATAAGCGCGAATTGTTCTCACTACCAGAAAATACAGTCTATTTGGATGGTAATTCTTTGGGCCCCTTACCGAAGGCCGCTGAACTGCGAGCTAGAGAGGTCGTTAATGAGCAATGGGGACGTGACCTCATCACAAGTTGGAACAAGCATGAATGGATATCACTACCTTCAAAGGTAGGTGACCAGATAGGAGCGCTTGTTGGTGCGAAAAGTGGACAGGTAATCTGTTGTGATTCAATTTCAGTCAATCTTTTTAAAGTGTTAAGTGCAGCGCTTAAAATGCAACCTCATCGAAAAGTCATTGCAACGACGAAAGATAATTTTCCAACCGACTTATATATGGTCCAAGGGCTTATCGAACTGCTGGGCGATGATTATAGACTTGAATATATCGATGAACACAACATTGAAGCATCGCTTAACGATGAGATCGCTGTGTTAATGCTCACTCAGGTAAATTTTCGTTCTGGCAATAAGATAAACATGAAAGATGTTACGGCGTTGGCGCACAAACATGGCATATTAACACTGTGGGATTTAGCCCACAGCGCTGGCGCATTCCCTGTTGAATTAGACGATGCCCATGTAGATTTCGCCGTCGGTTGCACCTATAAATATCTCAACGGTGGGCCTGGTTCTCCAGCATTTATTTACGTCGCTGAGCGCCATCAACAACGCTACAAGCAACCCCTTGCAGGCTGGATGGGGCACGCTGCTCCGTTTGCATTCGAGCCTGATTACCAACCAGCTCAGTCCATCAAGCAAAACTTGTCAGGTACACCCGGCGTGATAGGTATGAGTATTTTAAGTGCTGCCCTAGAGGCTTTTGATGACGTTTCTTTAAAAGCACTTGATGAAAAATCGAAAAAACTACAGACATTTTTTATTTGTGAGGCTAAAAGAGCTGGTGTTTGGGATGCGTTTGATTTCGCAAGCCCTGTTATTGATAATCGCGGTAGTCAAATAGCGCTTAAGCATAAGGACGCTTATGCGATATGCCAAGCATGGATAGCTCAAGGTGTCATTGCAGATTTTCGAGCACCGGATATTTTGAGGATAGGTTTTGCACCACTATATCTTCGCTTTGTTGACATCGAATATGCAGTTGCTCAGCTATCCTTGATCATCGAGGAAAGGCAATATGAGGACCCGGCTTTCAAACAGAAGCATCATGTGACTTAA
- a CDS encoding isoaspartyl peptidase/L-asparaginase family protein: MTVTNVRETAPKNEGSSITSKLKQIKIGVAVGALTLINCPLASADATSTTNKPLKTNVAIAIHGGAGTILKSSMTLEKEAAYKRVLENAVTHGYYLLQNGEKGEVAVVETIKILESSPLFNAGIGAVYTYDGEHELDASIMHGGTKNAGAVAGVKTIRSPIEAARLVMDSSPHVLLSGKGAEEYAAQNGLEQVDNKVFDTEFRKDALDKAKARMAQVHTGYGTQQGNERFGTVGAVVLDSNGNIVAGTSTGGMTAKRYGRIGDSPIIGAGTYADNESCAVSATGHGEYFIRYHVASDICARMKYQEISLKKAADTVVNDILVKAGGEGGVVAIDGEGNIAMPFNSKGMYRASIDMNGKITIAIYRD; this comes from the coding sequence ATGACAGTCACCAACGTGCGCGAAACCGCTCCAAAGAATGAAGGCTCATCAATAACAAGCAAGTTAAAGCAGATAAAAATAGGCGTAGCCGTTGGAGCATTAACGCTTATTAACTGTCCGCTAGCGTCGGCCGACGCTACTTCAACGACTAATAAGCCATTAAAAACAAACGTAGCAATAGCTATTCACGGCGGGGCTGGCACCATTTTAAAGTCCTCTATGACGTTAGAAAAAGAGGCAGCTTATAAACGCGTTCTAGAAAATGCGGTAACTCATGGCTATTACCTTTTACAAAACGGTGAGAAGGGAGAAGTGGCCGTGGTCGAAACCATAAAAATTCTCGAAAGTTCTCCTTTATTCAATGCTGGCATTGGGGCCGTTTATACGTATGACGGTGAGCATGAACTAGATGCATCTATTATGCATGGCGGTACCAAAAATGCGGGTGCGGTAGCGGGAGTAAAAACCATTCGAAGTCCCATTGAAGCCGCACGCTTAGTTATGGACTCGTCGCCTCATGTATTACTGTCTGGCAAAGGTGCTGAAGAATACGCAGCGCAAAATGGACTTGAGCAAGTTGATAATAAAGTCTTTGATACTGAGTTTAGAAAAGACGCGCTAGATAAAGCAAAAGCCAGAATGGCGCAGGTACACACAGGCTATGGTACACAGCAAGGCAACGAGCGCTTTGGTACTGTCGGGGCGGTAGTGCTAGACAGTAACGGAAACATTGTTGCAGGTACCTCTACGGGAGGCATGACCGCTAAAAGGTATGGTCGAATTGGCGATTCACCAATAATTGGTGCAGGTACTTACGCGGACAACGAAAGTTGCGCGGTGTCTGCAACAGGGCACGGAGAGTACTTCATTCGATATCATGTGGCGTCAGATATATGTGCTCGAATGAAGTATCAAGAAATATCGTTAAAAAAAGCGGCTGACACAGTAGTTAACGATATATTGGTTAAGGCGGGTGGTGAAGGCGGAGTGGTCGCAATTGATGGTGAGGGCAATATTGCAATGCCTTTTAATTCAAAAGGGATGTATCGTGCCAGTATCGATATGAATGGAAAAATAACCATAGCGATATACCGGGATTAA
- a CDS encoding DUF342 domain-containing protein, translated as MNGVTISFDKTQTYINLMLEPADFSSEVDVKEIRQLLETGETKGLYISEASLKTACDAANHYFKTNDGTIIQERIGERKNAELEFRVGEDAMQASLILTTPYGGKLPSLATVKSLAIKNGISRGLSIKVIQTMLSAARQAAPGTVLEEIIAKGLPAKNGKNSKFIPLVENALDRVLKPQSGNGERVDMRNLGEVICVKVNTPVLTRREPTQGRSGFDVRGNKVPAKPGEWLEFRMGSGTVISDSDANLLVSSISGMPKYRDQIMNIDDTFICNGVNVGTGHVSYEGAVLVNGDVTEKMQIKASGDVTINGFVESAYIESGGDIIITEGAMGKVNDVQGEFHCKLVAAGNIHIQHGQGVDIQCKGNTTIGRQLAYSRVRCGGDVIVGQIDRPMGNLFACEISSHGKIEAGTLGAVSGSTLKVDFSPGFNLLLERKDSLDELLKQIKENNLKHKEKITLIQNKKVPKELQGKVAEALEMFNNESALLEWLENKADKVRSAKESYQSDIKLIANKRLYPGVSAKLNNRNWRSDREYDRAKISYELHQWQYEPII; from the coding sequence ATGAATGGCGTTACAATTAGCTTCGACAAAACACAGACCTACATTAACTTAATGCTCGAGCCGGCAGACTTTTCGAGCGAAGTTGATGTTAAAGAAATTAGACAGCTACTTGAGACCGGAGAGACTAAAGGTCTGTATATCTCAGAAGCGTCGCTCAAAACCGCGTGCGATGCTGCGAACCATTATTTTAAAACAAACGATGGAACCATCATTCAGGAACGCATTGGAGAGCGCAAGAATGCAGAATTAGAGTTTCGCGTTGGTGAAGACGCCATGCAGGCAAGTCTTATTCTCACCACGCCATATGGTGGGAAGCTTCCCTCACTTGCTACGGTCAAATCTTTAGCAATCAAAAACGGAATTTCTCGTGGATTGAGCATAAAAGTTATTCAAACAATGCTTAGTGCAGCGCGACAAGCTGCGCCTGGCACAGTGCTTGAAGAAATAATAGCGAAAGGGCTTCCTGCGAAAAACGGTAAAAACTCGAAGTTTATTCCGCTTGTTGAAAATGCCTTAGATCGCGTTCTCAAACCACAGTCAGGCAATGGAGAGCGCGTGGACATGCGAAACCTCGGTGAGGTCATTTGCGTAAAGGTAAACACTCCAGTTTTGACAAGGCGAGAGCCTACACAAGGACGCTCTGGCTTTGATGTCAGAGGTAATAAGGTTCCAGCAAAACCTGGTGAATGGCTTGAGTTTAGGATGGGCAGCGGCACGGTAATTTCTGATAGTGATGCGAATTTACTGGTATCTTCAATATCGGGAATGCCGAAATATCGCGACCAAATAATGAATATCGACGATACCTTTATTTGCAACGGCGTTAACGTTGGAACAGGGCACGTTTCCTATGAAGGTGCGGTTTTGGTAAATGGCGATGTTACCGAAAAAATGCAGATTAAAGCGTCTGGCGATGTCACAATTAACGGTTTTGTCGAGTCAGCCTATATCGAATCAGGTGGTGATATAATCATTACCGAAGGCGCAATGGGAAAAGTGAACGACGTACAAGGTGAGTTTCATTGTAAACTAGTCGCCGCTGGCAATATTCATATTCAACACGGACAAGGTGTCGACATTCAATGTAAAGGAAACACCACGATCGGCCGGCAGCTGGCTTATAGCCGTGTTCGCTGTGGTGGTGATGTGATTGTGGGCCAAATCGATAGACCCATGGGCAATTTATTTGCATGTGAGATCAGCAGTCACGGTAAAATTGAAGCTGGAACACTTGGCGCGGTATCCGGAAGTACATTAAAAGTCGATTTTAGCCCCGGCTTCAACCTGCTTTTGGAAAGGAAAGATTCGCTAGACGAGCTTCTTAAGCAAATAAAAGAAAACAACTTAAAGCACAAAGAAAAAATAACACTCATTCAAAACAAAAAAGTGCCAAAAGAGCTACAGGGCAAAGTGGCAGAGGCGCTTGAAATGTTCAACAATGAATCGGCTTTGTTAGAGTGGTTGGAAAATAAGGCTGATAAAGTAAGATCGGCGAAAGAAAGTTACCAAAGTGATATAAAACTAATCGCAAACAAAAGGCTTTACCCTGGGGTATCAGCAAAGCTTAACAACCGTAACTGGAGGTCAGACAGAGAATATGACCGTGCAAAAATTAGTTACGAACTTCACCAATGGCAGTACGAGCCTATCATTTAG
- a CDS encoding diguanylate cyclase, whose protein sequence is MIAQSNFESTNSHANRTVTYCIDPSWEPYEAIRNGQHVGISAQYLKLISEKIGVTFQLIPTESWQQSLEFVQLEKCQAIPMINPSEYRKQFLDFSLPYFEAPNVLVAKTGTPMLQGYAGVGNRSVGIVRGYRQVEYISKYYPGLRLKLIPSEREGLKMLAKGEFDVMVGSLMSVNMHINNLKLNDLSIVGYAEPFDSLSFGVVKSSNWLVEDINRAISLIPEQKKVDIYKQWHNVQIRQSRNYAVMFLCIVIVILLLLWAVWRQRYLTSYARIIKQKNEEISSLQANLLEKNKTLSFLSAHDTVTGLYNRNHMIQRAEEEISRFQRFHTTASMIILELVSREADEERREQERKEDGLKAVAKSCLNSVREVDVVSRFSEEQFIILCPQTEINDAKSLAQRMLDCMNAHSTLNDQFKFAMGISELKDSEEFSEWLERTTKALYHSSRLGYGTFVAAE, encoded by the coding sequence GTGATCGCGCAGTCAAATTTCGAAAGCACTAACTCGCATGCGAATAGAACTGTCACATATTGTATCGATCCTTCGTGGGAACCTTATGAAGCAATCCGCAATGGCCAACACGTAGGAATATCTGCACAGTATTTGAAGCTTATCAGTGAAAAAATTGGCGTTACTTTCCAATTAATTCCTACAGAGAGCTGGCAGCAAAGTCTAGAGTTTGTCCAGCTCGAAAAGTGCCAAGCCATTCCTATGATAAATCCTTCAGAATATCGCAAACAGTTTCTTGATTTCAGTTTGCCTTACTTCGAGGCACCAAATGTTTTAGTCGCTAAAACCGGTACGCCTATGCTTCAAGGTTATGCAGGGGTTGGGAACCGTTCAGTTGGCATTGTTCGCGGATACCGCCAAGTAGAGTATATTTCAAAATATTATCCAGGCCTTCGTTTAAAACTCATCCCGTCCGAAAGAGAGGGGCTTAAAATGCTGGCAAAAGGGGAGTTTGATGTAATGGTTGGTTCCCTGATGAGCGTCAATATGCATATCAATAATCTAAAGCTCAACGACTTGTCTATTGTCGGGTATGCAGAGCCTTTTGATTCACTGTCTTTTGGCGTTGTGAAATCCTCTAATTGGCTAGTTGAAGATATCAATCGAGCGATATCCCTTATCCCAGAGCAGAAAAAAGTCGATATTTATAAACAATGGCACAATGTCCAGATCAGGCAGAGTCGCAATTATGCTGTCATGTTTCTATGTATAGTAATCGTTATCTTGCTCTTATTATGGGCCGTATGGAGACAACGTTACTTAACATCTTATGCCCGTATAATAAAACAAAAAAACGAAGAGATAAGTTCACTGCAAGCCAACTTACTTGAAAAGAATAAAACCCTCTCATTTTTGTCTGCCCATGATACCGTGACTGGCCTTTACAATCGCAATCACATGATCCAAAGAGCAGAAGAGGAAATTTCGCGGTTTCAACGTTTTCATACCACAGCCTCAATGATTATTTTGGAATTGGTTTCTCGCGAGGCTGACGAAGAAAGAAGAGAGCAAGAACGTAAAGAAGACGGGCTTAAAGCGGTAGCAAAGAGTTGCTTGAATTCAGTTCGTGAAGTTGATGTTGTTTCTCGATTTAGTGAAGAGCAGTTTATTATTTTGTGTCCACAAACTGAAATTAACGACGCAAAATCACTTGCGCAGCGTATGCTTGATTGTATGAATGCGCACAGCACGTTGAATGATCAGTTTAAATTTGCAATGGGGATATCTGAACTAAAGGATTCAGAAGAGTTTTCAGAGTGGCTAGAGCGAACAACTAAAGCACTCTACCATTCGTCGCGGCTCGGCTACGGCACTTTTGTCGCGGCCGAATAG
- a CDS encoding CBS domain-containing protein, with product MESLQVSDYMNTHPVKLNVDMPVAQAVEALLASGQSGGPVLDSKGKVVGFLSEQDCIAQMIASSYYREQICRVGEIMKTPVVSVKPYMSVIELAQLLLKEKPRVYPVVDDDGVLLGSINRTAVLRAIDVQLNDGYQRAG from the coding sequence ATGGAATCGTTGCAAGTCAGTGATTATATGAACACTCATCCGGTTAAGTTGAATGTTGATATGCCAGTAGCGCAAGCCGTTGAAGCGCTGTTAGCCAGCGGGCAGAGTGGGGGGCCGGTACTCGACAGCAAGGGAAAAGTTGTTGGTTTTTTATCTGAGCAAGACTGTATTGCCCAAATGATTGCGTCGAGCTACTATCGCGAGCAAATTTGTAGGGTAGGGGAAATCATGAAAACCCCTGTGGTTTCAGTTAAGCCTTACATGTCGGTGATAGAGCTGGCGCAATTGCTGCTGAAAGAAAAACCTCGGGTTTACCCTGTCGTAGACGATGATGGCGTGCTTTTAGGCTCAATTAACCGTACTGCTGTGTTGCGTGCTATTGACGTTCAATTAAATGATGGTTACCAGCGCGCGGGTTAA